In Brachyspira pilosicoli, the genomic window ACAGTTTGTTCTTTTCCGCCAGATTCCATATCTCCGCCTGTAGCTCTCACGTTTCTTATGCTAAGAGCATTAACTACATCGCTTAAAGAAATATAGTTTTCCTGCATTTTTATTGGGTCTACATATACTTTAACTTCAGGGTCAGTTCTACCATTTATTCTTATCTCAGAAACACCATCAAGCCTTACAAGCTCATTTTCAAGCCTCTGACTTACATCAAACAATTCTCTCTCATCGCCTTCCATACCCTCTTTAAAGTGCACAGCCAAAGTATATATTGACATCTTATTAGGGTTTAAGTCATAAGTTGTAACCTCTTCTACATCTTCTGATAAATCTGGAATATTTTGCATCTGTCTGAATATTTCATCTTTAACAGGCTGTCTGTTTGGTATAGTTTCATCTAATTTTACTATAATAATAGCAGCATTTTCAATAATTGTTGTATTATATTCATCTATACCAGATATACCTTGTAATTGTTCTTCTATAGGTATAACAGCATTTTGCTCTACGTCAAGCGGAGTAGCACCTGGATATGTTACAGCTATAAGCATCATATCTAAATCTGTAGATGGAATTGATTCTTTTCTTAAATTAAAATAGTAATAACCTCCTACAAATAATACAGCCATTACTATTATATTAACAAGCATAGTTTTCTTCGCAAAAAACACTATAATTCTTTCCATATATTGCTAGTCTCCTATTATTTTTTTATATATAAATTAAAGATTTTGTTATTTAATAGATATAAGTTTTTATAACTTAGCTTTATTAAATAAATATTTATATGTTATCTAAATCCTTAAAAGTTTCTAATATAAATAAAACATTATTAAAAACATTTATTCATAATCTATAGCAAGTAATGCTCTATAATCAAATATTGTTGTAATAAACTCATATTGCAAATTTAATAATTCTGTTTGCGTTGCTACTAAATCTAATCTTGAAGTAAGCAAATCATCAATTTCCAAACGTCCTTGGTCAAGTTTTTGAAGCTGTGTTGCTATTCTTGAGTTTATTGCTCTGATTTGTGTTCTTTTACTATTCATTAAATTTTTATAAGTTTCAAATTTATAAATATATCCTTGCAGCTGTGTGTTATAATCTTTTTCAAGCATATCATATTGAGCTATTATGCCATATAATGAGTTTTCAGCCATTTTGTACTGTGCTTCATTGGCTCTGTTTCCGAGAGGGTAGGAGAATTGTACGCCGGCAAAAAAGTCAACGTTTGTCATACTTCCAAATGAATTAAAATAACCAGAAGTATTAGGACTTATTCCATTTAAGTTTACGCTTCCTACTATATCTAAATTTGGCAATGTACCATTCTTCATTGCAGATAAAGCATATTCTGCTCTAATTTTTGATTGATATGCAATCTGTCCATTAACACTATCAGCAAAAGCAACAGTTTCCATAGTCATATTGCTTCCCAAATCCAAATAAGAATCCCAAGTTGTGTGGTCTGGTTTAAGATTAGTTACAGGGAAGAAGAAACTTATAGTTGTAAGTAATGTGTCTAAAGCAATTTTATTTTGTGCATAATAATCGCTATAAACTAAAGTTTGTGTTCTTGCATTTTGATAAGAGTCATTATCTATAAGTCCATTATTGTATCTGTCTCTCATTTGGTTTTCAAATCTTCTTGCTGTAATATACATATTTCTATAATATTCCAATAGCTTTTCATACATTATCCATTGATAATACAATTTTTGATAGGCTACTAAAACACTCGCATCATCTAATTTTCTTTGAAGCTTTGCTATATTTAATGCATATTCAGCATCTTTGATTGGGTATCTATCTAATGCTCCAAAGAAGTTTCTTAAAAGAGGCTGAGTTACTTCTAATGTTAATGATGGCTGATAATTTTGAAACTTTGTTTTTGTACCATCAGGGGCAACTAAATCTCCTGTGAGAAAAGAGTTATGTGTTAAATTAACAGACCATTTTGTACCTGTATATGGTATTAAGCTTCCAAGTCCAATTCCCGCTTGAATGCCTGTAGCACCAATAGAAGGACTTAAAGTTGGGTCGGTATATCCTGATGATAAGTTTCCATATTTACCAACTGCTCCAAGCTGTGCAGATAGGTTAACATCGCCGCTTGATTTTGCACTAAGTAAATTCATTTCAGCATTTGTTTCTGTTACAGCATTTATTTTTAGTTCTGGTATTAAATCTCTAATATTTTCCATATATTGAGCGTAACTTAATGTATTAGTAGTTTGAGCGTATACCAAGTTTATATTAAAAAATATTGATAATAACACAATAATGTTTTTTCTCATTTATGCTCCTTTTTAATAATCAAAACTTAAGTTCTAAAACCATATTTGTATACATTTTTACTTCCAAGTAAAAGTAATAATGTTTTATATAATGTATCAATTAAACCATCTAAATTAACTTCTAAATTTTTATTCTTTCTTTTTTCCTCCCTATAGTAATAAAGCTTTCTGTCTAAGTTATAATACTTGTTTAATATTAATTCATTACCAATCCCACCAACGGCAACTATCATCTGCATATAAATATCATGTGCATTAAGTACAGGAGTAAAATATTTTTCATCTATTTTTTGGTCTATAAATATTAATAATTCACCAAACCAATAATTTAATATAATGTCTTTATTGATATTCTTTTTTAATATTTGCAACCTTTCTGCATTATTGAAAAACATAGGCTGCAATTCAAACATTATTTTTCCAAATTCTTTTGCCGTTATGAAGAAAAACTTTCTAAAAGCATTGAATAATTCAAATATAGCCTTTTCAGGGTCATTACTATATTTATCTAATAATTCTTTTGGTTTTACAGGTACAGTAATAGTATTAAGTAAAGCCACAACAATTTCATCTATATTTGAATAATACTTGTAAACACCTCCTTGACTTAAACCCGACTCATTAACAATATCTTTCATTGTAACGCTATAAGCAGGTTTTCTTTGAAAAACTCTCATAGCCGCATTTAATATTATTTTCCTCTTGTTTTCAAAATATTCTTCATCTACCTTTGGCATTTTGATTTTTTTGTGTTCACCTCATTAAATATAGTTAATAAAAACGACATACATGTCATTTTTATTCGGAAACTAATATTAATACAATTAGAAATAATGTCAATAGTTTAGAATAAAAAAAATACAATATTTGTTTTATTATTTGTGTTTTACTATAAAAATATCTTTTTAGTACTATAGAATATTTTAATTTACTTTGTATTGATTCTTTTTTTGAATAGTTTTTTATTTTTAATAAAATATATAATATTTTATATTAGTTGTTAATGTTGTATTATATTTTAAAACTTTTCGCCTAAAAATTAGTTTATTATACTGTAAAAATTTTATTTTGCACTGAAAATAAAAAAATAAGCATTATTATTTAAATAATGCTTATTTTTTTATTTTTATAAAGGTGTGATTTAATATCATATAAAATTTTTATTTACTAGATGATTTTGTCTCCCATGGAAATAATAGCCAATCATCATGATTTATGCTTCTATATATATATTTTGGTCTTATTTTGCTAGTATGCTCTCTAATAAATAAAGTAGCTATATCAAATTTCTGGTCGTCAAAATATTTTAAAGTTTCACCTGTATCAGAGATGTCATCTACAATTAAAACAGACTTATCTTTTACCTTTAATCTCCACACCTCTTCCATATTAAGAACCATAGGAACTTTTAATCTATGAGAAAGCATAACAGCAGGAACTAATCCTCCGCGGGCAAGTCCATAAATTACTTCATATTTTATTTTTGAATCTTCTATCTGTTTAGCTAAAACCTCAATAGCCTCATCAATATTTTCCCAAGATATAACATCATATTTCATAATCTATAATCTCCCACTTTTTATGAACGTAATTCTATACTAAATCTTGTTTTAAGCATTTCAAGTAAAGAGCTCTCTACAGCATTAATATCTTCTTCTCTCAAAGTTTTATTAGGGTCATAATAAGTTATAGATATTGCTATAGATTGTTTGCCTTCTTTTACCTGCTCTCCAACATATCTGTCTACCACATCCACATTTTGTATAATATCATTAAACTTAGAAATAGATTTTATTACTTTGCTAAACTCAATATTTCTATCGCAAACTAATGCTAAGTCTCTAAATACAGCAGGGTATTTACCTATATCTTTTAACTGCTGTTTTTTTACTCTTTTTTTGATAAGCTCAACAGCATATCTTATATTAATATCAGTAAAATAAACATCAGTATTAATATCAAATAGAGATAATATTTTAGGGTGAATTCTGCCAATAATACCTATTTTTTCACCAAATATAACTATATCAGCAGACATAGTAGGTATAAACCAATCATGCTCTTTAGGTATAAGGTTATAATCAGTGCTATTTAAATCTTTTGTAATAAGCTCTTCTACAACACCGCTCATATCAAAGAAGTCATAAGCCCTTGATTCTTTATTCCATAATTTTTCTTGATAAAGCCCAAACATTACAGCAGATAAATGCTTCTCTTCTACAAACTTATCATTTTCTTTATAGAATATGTTTCCAACTTCAAATAAAGCACCATTTTTATGTCTGTGATTTTGATTGTAAGCAATGCTATTAAGAAGAGAAACTAATGTAGTAGGTCTCAAAACGTCCATTTCACTTGTTAGAGGGTTTACAACACTAATTAATTGTTCATCTTTAAAACCTATATTTTTAAACATTTTGCTGTCGCCAAGAGAATACTGCTTAGTTTCATAAAGTCCATAAGAAGCCATTCTATGCTTAACAAAACTTATATCAGCATAATCTGTTTTAATAGGGTTGCATTTTATATGAGGCACATTAGAATCAAGATTATTGTATCCATAAACACGTGCTATCTCTTCTATAAGGTCTTCTGCTATTGTAAGGTCATGTCTATAAAAAGGTATATCTACTTTTAAATTATTCTCACCCAAAGCAGATGCATTAAAGCCATATCTCTTAAATATAGAAGATACTTGCATTTTATTCATATCAAGACCTAAATATCTTTTTACAAGTCCGCAGTCGAATACTATTCTTGTAGCTTCAAATTGTTTTACATTTACTTCTTTAGCCCTTGATACTATTTTAGCATTATTATCTAATGTTACTATTAAATCTACTGCTCTGTTTAATGCTGCTAAAGTAAGAGTGTGGTCAATTTCTCTTTCAAATCTATATGAAGCATCAGTTTTTGTATTAGTAGCTATAGTAGATTTCTTTACGGCAATATGGTCAAAATATGCACTTTCTATTAAGATGTTTTTAGTAGTATCTTCTATTTTAGTGCTGTCTCCGCCCATAACACCAGCTACACCTATAGGTTTTTCACTGTCAGCAATAACCAAAACTTCATCTGTAAGATTAATTTCTCTGCCGTCTAAAAGAGTAATTTTTTCATCGTTTTTAGCATTTCTTACTATAATTTTTCCGTCTTTTACTTTATCAAAGTCATAAGCATGAAGAGGCTGACCATATTCAAGCATAACATAATTTGTAATATCTACTATATTATTAATAGGGTTAATACCGCATTTTTTAAGTCTGTTTTGCATCCAATCTGGAGAAGGTCCAACTGTTATATTGTTTATGAGTCTTCCAACATATTTATAGCAAGATTCCTGATTTTCTACTGTAATATCAATATTTCCGCCTGTAGCATCATAAGTATTTACAGAAGGTATGCTTACTCTTTTCTCTAATACTAAAGAACATTCACGAGCAAAACCTATAATACTAACCAAATCCCCTCTGTTTGCTGTAATTTCTACATTAAATATATGATCTGTAGAACCTACAATTGTTGAAAGTGAGTTTCCTAAAATACTGTCTTTATCTTCTATATTTAATTTGTCTATATGTTCATCTAATATCCAAATACCGTAAACGCCTTCAATTTCTTCATATCCTAACTCTGTTCTAGAACAAAGCATTCCATTGCTTTCAAAACCTCTTATGGAAGCCTTTTTTATAGTAAGCCCATTAGGAAGTTTAGCCCCTATCATAGCAACAGGAACATATATATTTTCTCTAACATTAGGAGCACCGCATACTATAGAAAGCACATCGTCCCCAACATTCACTTTACATACGCTTAATTTATCAGCATCTGGGTGTTTGTGTACAGTTAAAACTTTACCTATTATAACACCAGGTATATCTCCGCCGGTAGTCTCTATAGAAGAAATCTCGCTTCCAGAAAGAGTAATATTTCTTGCAATCTCTTCTACCTCTAAACCATCTAAATTAACAAATTCTTTTAACCAACTCAAAGGAATTCTCATAATTATAATAACCTCAATTAATAATTTACCATTGTTTTAAGAAATCTATATCATTATCATAAAACATTCTAATATCTGTAATGCCGTATTTAATCATAGCAACTCTTTCAATACCCATTCCAAAAGCAAAGCCAGTATATTTGTTAGCATCATAACCAACATGCTTAAATACATTAGGGTGAATCATACCAGCACCCATAAGTTCAAGCCAACCCTCGCCTCCGCAAGTTTTACATCCTTTACCTCCGCATATAACACAAGTAGCACTCAAATCAGCACCAGGCTCAACAAAAGGAAAGAAATCAGGTCTTAATCTAATCTGAGTCTTATCTCCAAACATCTTTTTACAGAATAATTCCAATATTCCTTTTAAATCATTAAAACTTACATTTTTATCAACTAAAAGTCCCTCTATTTGATGGAATATAGGTGAGTGTTTTGAATCTATAGCATCTCTTCTAGCACATTTACCAGGAGAAACAACCGCTATAGGAGGCTCAGTTTCCATCATAGTTCTTATTTGCATACCAGAAGTGTGAGTTCTTAATACATGCTCTTTAGAAACAAAAAATGAATCATGACTATCTCTTGCAGGGTGATAAGATGGTATATTTAAAGCCTCAAAATTGTGAAAATCATCTTCTATTTCATTACCCTCTACTACTCTAAAGCCTATTTCTGTTAATATACCTACAATTTCTTCTTCTACTTTAGTAAGTAGGTTTACGCTTGCAGATTTAGGTCTTCTTCCAGGCATTGTTATATCTATTTTATTTTTTTCTAAAGATTCTAAAAATTCTTTGTCTGCTAATAATTTTTTCTTTTCTGTTAAAGTGTTTTCACAGTAGAATTTAAGTTCATTTATTTTTTTACCGAATTCTTTTTTCTCTTCAATACTCTCTATAGAAGACATGTTTTTTAGAAGTTCTGTAATTTTACCTTTTCTGCCTAAAAAATTAATTCTTATCTCATCTATTTCTAATTGATTTTTTGCATTTGATATATTTTGCTCGAAAAGCTCTCGAATTGAATCTAAATTATCCATCGTACCGTTCCTAACTAAAAAATAAAATTATAGTTTGCTATTATAATACATATAAAAATATTTTCAAGGAAAAAAATTTATATATAATAAGTTGAAAGATGTTTTCTATATGTATTTAGCTATTTACTTATAGTATATTATATATTAAAATAAAGTAATCTGTTAAGGTATTATTTATATATGAGAAAAGATATTTTGAATGATATATTTAATAACAAAAAGAAGTCTATACTTCAATCATTAGATGAAATTTTAAGAAGGCTTTCTAATTTAATTGCAATAGCAGGTTCTATATTTGCAATATTTATTCTTTTAATGCAAGTAAGACAGATTACTGTTTATAATTTTTATATACATTATTATGACAAAATAATAAATATTATAACAGTTTGTTTTATTATTATTTTAATAGACCAAATAAGAATAGCGCCAAGAAAATTATATATAATAGTTCCTATAATACAAATTATAGGGCTTTTGCTTCTTAATTTCTTCAGCAGAAAATATTATGGCATATATGCTAATAGAGTTATATGGACTATAGCAGGTTCTATACTATTCTTTTTAATAATAGTAATAAATTGGCTTAGATTATCATATTCAAAGTTTACTCTCTATCAGATGATTATAGCGTCATTTATTTTTATAATAACATTAGGGGCATTACTTTTATATTTGCCGTTAAGTACAATCAGCGGAAGGCTTCCTTTTATTGATGCTTTATTTACTGCAACAAGTGCCGTTTGCGTTACGGGCTTAAGCGTAATAGATATTTCTAAAGAGTTTACTTTTTTTGGACAGATTGTTGTTTTAATATTAATACAAATTGGCGGGCTTGGAATAATGTCCATATCTGCAATAGTGATTTTATTTTCTATTAATAAAGGAAGTGTGCAAGACAGAATAAGAACGCTTGAAATGTTTAACACAAAAAATAAAGATATTATACGCTCTACTGTAAAGGCTATATTTTTGGCTACTTTTTTAGTTGAGTTAATTGGGGCGATATTGCTTTTTACTGTTATGGATAATAATAGAATAGGGGAGAGGATATTTTATTCTTTGTTTCACTCTATAAGTGCCTTTTGTAATGCTGGATTTGCCTTATATACTGACAGTTTACACAGGTTTTCTGATAATGCTGTTTTGAGTATTACTGTAAGTTTATTGATAGTGCTTGGGGGAATAGGTTATCCTGTATTTGTAAGCGTATACACTGCTATTATTAGTAAGATTAAAGGCAAAAGATATGTTATTGATGTGCAAACAATAATTATTTTACTTACAACTGCTTTTCTTTTATTGTTTGGAACTTTATTTATATTTTTCAATGAATATTCTAATGCTTTAGAGGGAATGCCATTAAAAGAAAAGATTTTAACTTCAATATTTCAAAGTGTAAGTACTAGAACGGCAGGTTTTGAGACTATTGCTTACAATTCTATGAATAGCGTTACGATAGGTGTTGTAATATTTCTTATGTTTATAGGTGCTTCTCCGAGCAGTACAGGAGGCGGTGTTAAAACTACAACCTTTTTTGTATTTATAGCTTCAATCATTACAGCTATTACTAACAGACCTTTTATTATTGTAAAGGGAAGAAAGATTAAAGATGATGCTGTTAATAAATCCATTGCCATATTTACTTTGGCTATTGCTATATCTGTTTTTGGGGCATTGCTTATATTTTATATTGATGGGCATAAGGCTATGATGCCTGTAATATTTGAAACGGTTTCTGCTATATCTACCGTTGGGCTTTCGCTTGGTATTACTGCTGGACTTTCTGTGTGGAGCAAAATTATAGTGATAGCATTAATGTTTATTGGACGTGTTGGATATTTAACATTATTTATGAGTATTGGTTCTGTTGACAGCAGATACGGTTTAATAGATTTACCTACTGCGGAAGTTAATATTGGTTAATTTGCAATAATTATATTTTTTAATTTTTTTATTTGTGGTGGCTTTGCCCCTGCGGAGCGTGCCCTTAGGGTACACACCCCCATTTCTTTTGCGACCGAAGAAAGTGCCCTCGGTATTGGCACAAAGAAGCAAAAAGCCTGCATTTTTTAGATAAAAAATATTATATTTAATACGTTCTAATATACAAGCCTAAAAACACTTGCACTTTTTGGTTCTTTTTGCTGCGGGAAAAAGAACAATAAAAAATAGACAAACTTTAAAATATTTATTATATTCAAAACGTTACTGTGAATATTTCTCTGTAATTAACAAAGTCGCTTTCATAAAGTGTGATAGAGTTTGCTAAAAAACTGCTCTTTTCAAAACTAATATTATTTATTATCTCTTTTAATTTATCATTGTCATAAACCTTTTTTACTCTTGCCAATGTGAGATGCGATTTAAAATCTTTTTTGTCATATTTTATATTAATATTATCTCTTAAATGCTTTACATATTCATCTAATTCTTTGCAATTTGCTTTTACAAACAAAACATTTATATCATTAAACTTATTTGTGAAATATGATAGTTTTTCAAATGATATATTAAAAGGCTTTATTATATTGTTTGTTTTTTCTAATGATGATTTTATTTTTTCTATATCAGTTTCTTTTATATTTTCAAAAAAAACTAATGTGATATGCATTTTATTTTTATTTACAAATTTTACTTCTGCTATATTATCATCTATCTTTTTTAGTAAAAGGTTATGGTATTTATTTTTTATATTTTCATTAATATTTAATGCTAAGAACGCTCTCATAATTTCTATCAAAATAATAAACTTATTTCAAAAACATTAATAAATATTAAAGATATTTTTAGTTTTTTAATTAATAATTGGGGCTTTGCCCCAAGCCCCACTTCTTTTGTTGGCACAAAGAAGCAAAAAGACTGCAATTTTTATACACTAAAATTGCAATTTATATACAATATATAATACATTATTTTATATTTTATAAAATAGTTTTAAAATATATATAAATATAATTAATAAAAAATATTACTTAAATATATCGTTAGTGGCGTCATACCAGAATACAAAATCTAAATATTCCATTGGTATTTTTTCTTTTTTTGAGTACTCTACTAAATTCGATTCACAGCTCATATAATTATTTTTAGTTAAGCTTGTTTTTGGAGTCATAGATTCTGGAAGTATATCTAATTTGCTCATTACTCTCATTATATGCCTGTCAAGTATAGCAATTTTTTGTCCGAAACCAATATTCCTTAAAAAATGGCTAGCTTCTTTAAGTCCATATCCTTTAACTTCTTTTGCTAATTCATTTCTCAAACTCACAATAGAATCGTTTTTTATAGCATCATCAATTCTCTCTCTCAATATAAATTTTTCTTTTGGAAAATATAACTTTCTTGCAAGAACTATATTTCTTGCCTTCATGTTGTGAAAACGTACATGCTTTATTAATATATTAGCAATGCTCTCCTCAGAACCCTTAAAAAGTAAATTATGATTATAAAGGTCTATTATAGCAGCAGCCCCGCTTCTTGCTTTTGTCTGAGGAGTACATATACAAAAGGCCAATTCTGCAAATAACCTCTTATCATTTTCTCTTTTGTAAACTCTCTCGAAATATTCAAGTCTTCTTTTCATTCTCTCATGAAGTATTTTATCTTTGTATATACCCATTAAATGTTTAGCGTATTCTTTGTCCATTCTTTAAGCCTTTATTGTAAATTTAGCCTTTCTATAATACTACCATAATAATTAAATTTCAATTCTTGATTAATTAATATATATAATCTATAATACAAAAAATAATATATATACTTCAGAGAAAATAAAAATTATGCCAAAATTATTAATAGCTTCAGATTTGCACTTAAGCGTTTCAGAGAGAGAATATTCTTTTAATGTGCTTAGAGAAATAATAGAAATATCAAAAGATTATGATGCTTTAGTTTTACTTGGAGATACTTTTGATACATTTGAAGATTTGAAAGAGCTTAAAGAAGAGTTTATAAGTATAATAGAAGAAAATAAAATATATCTTCTTAAAGGCAATCATGAAAACTTAAAATCTAAAGGAATCAGTTTAAGTCAATTAAATTTCCCTAGCAATATTACAGTATTGGAAGATATAAGTGCTTTTAGTAT contains:
- a CDS encoding TolC family protein; amino-acid sequence: MRKNIIVLLSIFFNINLVYAQTTNTLSYAQYMENIRDLIPELKINAVTETNAEMNLLSAKSSGDVNLSAQLGAVGKYGNLSSGYTDPTLSPSIGATGIQAGIGLGSLIPYTGTKWSVNLTHNSFLTGDLVAPDGTKTKFQNYQPSLTLEVTQPLLRNFFGALDRYPIKDAEYALNIAKLQRKLDDASVLVAYQKLYYQWIMYEKLLEYYRNMYITARRFENQMRDRYNNGLIDNDSYQNARTQTLVYSDYYAQNKIALDTLLTTISFFFPVTNLKPDHTTWDSYLDLGSNMTMETVAFADSVNGQIAYQSKIRAEYALSAMKNGTLPNLDIVGSVNLNGISPNTSGYFNSFGSMTNVDFFAGVQFSYPLGNRANEAQYKMAENSLYGIIAQYDMLEKDYNTQLQGYIYKFETYKNLMNSKRTQIRAINSRIATQLQKLDQGRLEIDDLLTSRLDLVATQTELLNLQYEFITTIFDYRALLAIDYE
- a CDS encoding helix-turn-helix domain-containing protein → MPKVDEEYFENKRKIILNAAMRVFQRKPAYSVTMKDIVNESGLSQGGVYKYYSNIDEIVVALLNTITVPVKPKELLDKYSNDPEKAIFELFNAFRKFFFITAKEFGKIMFELQPMFFNNAERLQILKKNINKDIILNYWFGELLIFIDQKIDEKYFTPVLNAHDIYMQMIVAVGGIGNELILNKYYNLDRKLYYYREEKRKNKNLEVNLDGLIDTLYKTLLLLLGSKNVYKYGFRT
- a CDS encoding phosphoribosyltransferase — encoded protein: MKYDVISWENIDEAIEVLAKQIEDSKIKYEVIYGLARGGLVPAVMLSHRLKVPMVLNMEEVWRLKVKDKSVLIVDDISDTGETLKYFDDQKFDIATLFIREHTSKIRPKYIYRSINHDDWLLFPWETKSSSK
- the pheT gene encoding phenylalanine--tRNA ligase subunit beta, producing MRIPLSWLKEFVNLDGLEVEEIARNITLSGSEISSIETTGGDIPGVIIGKVLTVHKHPDADKLSVCKVNVGDDVLSIVCGAPNVRENIYVPVAMIGAKLPNGLTIKKASIRGFESNGMLCSRTELGYEEIEGVYGIWILDEHIDKLNIEDKDSILGNSLSTIVGSTDHIFNVEITANRGDLVSIIGFARECSLVLEKRVSIPSVNTYDATGGNIDITVENQESCYKYVGRLINNITVGPSPDWMQNRLKKCGINPINNIVDITNYVMLEYGQPLHAYDFDKVKDGKIIVRNAKNDEKITLLDGREINLTDEVLVIADSEKPIGVAGVMGGDSTKIEDTTKNILIESAYFDHIAVKKSTIATNTKTDASYRFEREIDHTLTLAALNRAVDLIVTLDNNAKIVSRAKEVNVKQFEATRIVFDCGLVKRYLGLDMNKMQVSSIFKRYGFNASALGENNLKVDIPFYRHDLTIAEDLIEEIARVYGYNNLDSNVPHIKCNPIKTDYADISFVKHRMASYGLYETKQYSLGDSKMFKNIGFKDEQLISVVNPLTSEMDVLRPTTLVSLLNSIAYNQNHRHKNGALFEVGNIFYKENDKFVEEKHLSAVMFGLYQEKLWNKESRAYDFFDMSGVVEELITKDLNSTDYNLIPKEHDWFIPTMSADIVIFGEKIGIIGRIHPKILSLFDINTDVYFTDINIRYAVELIKKRVKKQQLKDIGKYPAVFRDLALVCDRNIEFSKVIKSISKFNDIIQNVDVVDRYVGEQVKEGKQSIAISITYYDPNKTLREEDINAVESSLLEMLKTRFSIELRS
- the pheS gene encoding phenylalanine--tRNA ligase subunit alpha, which encodes MDNLDSIRELFEQNISNAKNQLEIDEIRINFLGRKGKITELLKNMSSIESIEEKKEFGKKINELKFYCENTLTEKKKLLADKEFLESLEKNKIDITMPGRRPKSASVNLLTKVEEEIVGILTEIGFRVVEGNEIEDDFHNFEALNIPSYHPARDSHDSFFVSKEHVLRTHTSGMQIRTMMETEPPIAVVSPGKCARRDAIDSKHSPIFHQIEGLLVDKNVSFNDLKGILELFCKKMFGDKTQIRLRPDFFPFVEPGADLSATCVICGGKGCKTCGGEGWLELMGAGMIHPNVFKHVGYDANKYTGFAFGMGIERVAMIKYGITDIRMFYDNDIDFLKQW
- a CDS encoding TrkH family potassium uptake protein; this translates as MRKDILNDIFNNKKKSILQSLDEILRRLSNLIAIAGSIFAIFILLMQVRQITVYNFYIHYYDKIINIITVCFIIILIDQIRIAPRKLYIIVPIIQIIGLLLLNFFSRKYYGIYANRVIWTIAGSILFFLIIVINWLRLSYSKFTLYQMIIASFIFIITLGALLLYLPLSTISGRLPFIDALFTATSAVCVTGLSVIDISKEFTFFGQIVVLILIQIGGLGIMSISAIVILFSINKGSVQDRIRTLEMFNTKNKDIIRSTVKAIFLATFLVELIGAILLFTVMDNNRIGERIFYSLFHSISAFCNAGFALYTDSLHRFSDNAVLSITVSLLIVLGGIGYPVFVSVYTAIISKIKGKRYVIDVQTIIILLTTAFLLLFGTLFIFFNEYSNALEGMPLKEKILTSIFQSVSTRTAGFETIAYNSMNSVTIGVVIFLMFIGASPSSTGGGVKTTTFFVFIASIITAITNRPFIIVKGRKIKDDAVNKSIAIFTLAIAISVFGALLIFYIDGHKAMMPVIFETVSAISTVGLSLGITAGLSVWSKIIVIALMFIGRVGYLTLFMSIGSVDSRYGLIDLPTAEVNIG
- the thpR gene encoding RNA 2',3'-cyclic phosphodiesterase, producing MRAFLALNINENIKNKYHNLLLKKIDDNIAEVKFVNKNKMHITLVFFENIKETDIEKIKSSLEKTNNIIKPFNISFEKLSYFTNKFNDINVLFVKANCKELDEYVKHLRDNINIKYDKKDFKSHLTLARVKKVYDNDKLKEIINNISFEKSSFLANSITLYESDFVNYREIFTVTF
- a CDS encoding transcriptional regulator, whose product is MDKEYAKHLMGIYKDKILHERMKRRLEYFERVYKRENDKRLFAELAFCICTPQTKARSGAAAIIDLYNHNLLFKGSEESIANILIKHVRFHNMKARNIVLARKLYFPKEKFILRERIDDAIKNDSIVSLRNELAKEVKGYGLKEASHFLRNIGFGQKIAILDRHIMRVMSKLDILPESMTPKTSLTKNNYMSCESNLVEYSKKEKIPMEYLDFVFWYDATNDIFK